One region of Pyramidobacter sp. YE332 genomic DNA includes:
- a CDS encoding phosphoethanolamine transferase: MLGYFRRHRAVASLFQGALLAALMTLFLAWPLYRSWISANFLTFVMSERLRTTQLFIEFAGSWALWSAILYWRGGAGAKIYAFFLFFEFAPAFLCHAPSGLYEYACLCLFPACWTLLACMLSQRFAGAKRLFGALLTALLAAGVAQYIVYFVYIVRYGRRLGSNTLMTVLGTNLVEARSFLLDQFGLLPTAASLGLFVLLAAVLRSLIRRCRPVKSLWCAAATLCFCVALALSCRAKATSYSNLFFDFQKGYRQYQTALDSLEKARSDPQRRIEDLKISRTGRGEVCVVVVGESASPRHMQRWGYRRPTTPWLCSSDAAVQEALIVLERAYSCMVHTESAVTLALSQFSNYDPRVLLHFDHRDSSFMFTGIMKAFSLLEILAGAGVRTHWFSNQEKIGAYNNLVSALSRDAGEQEFIEDLPLLDRKNGHQDEELLPLLRRALQRAKDGESHAIFLHLRGSHWSYRNSAPENWPWLPRVKGSKLLSRELRERIDAYDRSLTYTDDLLRQITEILAQSKFAVSSMVYFSDHGEDVTGVGHNFDAFKPVMAEIPVVLWLSPEYRRRYAATTAQLRANSGRIFTSDLICPLVLGLMHVQHANAVPERQLTSEKYAVNEQNARFWEGRLLRSLVPDL; this comes from the coding sequence TTGCTTGGATATTTTCGCCGCCACCGCGCGGTGGCCTCGCTCTTTCAGGGCGCGCTGCTGGCGGCGCTGATGACGCTGTTTCTGGCCTGGCCTCTGTACCGCTCCTGGATTTCGGCGAATTTCCTGACCTTCGTGATGTCGGAACGTCTGCGGACGACGCAGCTGTTTATCGAGTTTGCCGGCAGTTGGGCGCTGTGGTCGGCGATCTTGTACTGGCGCGGCGGCGCCGGCGCGAAGATCTACGCGTTCTTTCTGTTTTTCGAGTTTGCGCCGGCCTTTCTCTGCCACGCGCCCAGCGGGCTGTACGAATATGCCTGCCTGTGCCTTTTTCCGGCCTGCTGGACGCTGCTGGCGTGTATGCTTTCGCAGCGATTCGCGGGCGCGAAGCGCCTGTTCGGAGCGCTGCTGACGGCGCTGCTGGCGGCTGGCGTCGCGCAGTACATCGTCTATTTCGTCTATATCGTACGCTATGGGCGGCGGCTGGGTTCCAACACGCTGATGACCGTTCTCGGCACAAATCTTGTCGAAGCGAGATCTTTTCTGTTGGATCAATTCGGTTTGCTGCCGACGGCGGCCAGTCTGGGGCTGTTCGTGCTGCTGGCGGCGGTGCTGCGCTCGCTGATCCGGCGCTGTCGTCCCGTGAAAAGCTTGTGGTGCGCCGCCGCGACGCTCTGCTTTTGCGTGGCGTTGGCCCTGTCCTGCCGCGCGAAGGCGACCAGTTACAGCAATCTTTTTTTTGACTTTCAAAAAGGCTATCGTCAGTATCAAACGGCGCTCGACAGTTTGGAAAAAGCCCGTTCCGACCCGCAGCGCCGCATCGAGGACCTGAAGATCTCCAGAACGGGACGCGGCGAAGTCTGCGTGGTCGTCGTCGGCGAGTCGGCCAGCCCCAGGCACATGCAGCGCTGGGGCTACCGGCGCCCCACCACGCCCTGGCTCTGTTCCAGCGACGCGGCGGTCCAGGAAGCGCTGATCGTGCTGGAGCGCGCCTATTCCTGCATGGTTCACACCGAATCGGCCGTGACGCTGGCGCTGAGCCAGTTCAGCAATTACGACCCGCGCGTGCTGCTGCATTTCGACCATCGCGACAGCTCTTTCATGTTCACCGGCATCATGAAAGCCTTTTCGCTGCTTGAGATCCTTGCCGGCGCCGGCGTCAGGACGCACTGGTTCAGCAACCAGGAGAAGATCGGCGCGTACAACAATCTAGTCAGCGCGCTGTCGCGCGACGCCGGAGAACAGGAGTTCATCGAAGACCTGCCGCTGCTCGACCGCAAAAACGGCCATCAGGACGAAGAGCTTCTGCCGCTGCTGCGCCGGGCGCTGCAGCGCGCCAAAGACGGCGAGAGCCACGCGATCTTCCTGCACCTGCGCGGCAGCCACTGGAGCTACCGCAACAGCGCGCCCGAAAACTGGCCGTGGCTGCCCCGCGTCAAGGGCAGCAAACTCCTTTCGCGCGAGCTGCGCGAGCGCATCGACGCGTACGACCGCAGCCTCACCTATACGGACGACCTGCTGCGGCAAATCACTGAAATCCTCGCCCAATCGAAGTTTGCCGTCAGCAGCATGGTCTATTTTTCCGACCACGGCGAGGACGTGACCGGCGTCGGTCACAACTTCGACGCCTTCAAACCCGTCATGGCCGAGATCCCCGTGGTGCTGTGGCTTTCGCCTGAATATCGCCGCCGTTACGCGGCGACGACGGCGCAGCTGCGCGCGAATTCCGGCCGCATCTTCACCAGCGACCTGATCTGCCCGCTGGTGCTGGGGCTGATGCACGTCCAGCACGCCAACGCCGTGCCGGAGCGTCAGCTCACCTCGGAGAAATACGCCGTCAACGAACAGAACGCCCGCTTCTGGGAAGGCCGCCTGCTCAGATCGCTCGTGCCGGATCTTTAG
- a CDS encoding sodium:solute symporter family protein yields MTGLTVAGIVLVLALIIGVGLYSGRRVRNAKDFLTGGGKAGPGLVCGALMGSLVSSQSTLGSVQLAFHYGLAAWWFTLGSGLGCLLMALGYAKALRNSGCVTELQIISGEYGGTVESVGSVLSATGIFITVLSQVMGCIGLFTLMFPSMSVTTAAMLAVLVMCCYVIFGGAWGAGMGGVVKVTLLYLSLMGDGADPSFRRRARRLDGVAGAASGGTPLGLVQQAANNVPNLTGAADISRRFMNLTARGTMKDLGSCVSLLLGVLSTQTYAQAVWSGRTDSDARKGVLLSAFLIPPLGIAGVLMGLSMRAHYLTAAEAAALAAVGQAVPDLPVLASTLHVMPAFAMDHLPPILAGVVLGTLLITVIGGGAGLSLGMATILVKDIYKRFWPRLCTPAGELLATRLTIAVVLIVAAVLSIVIPNKTLNDFGFLSMALRGAVVFAPMTCALALKGRIRSGFILAAIVFAPAAVAAGHFFELPGDPLLTGMGVSVGGCLLGLLFPPHKR; encoded by the coding sequence ATGACGGGTCTGACGGTCGCCGGGATCGTTTTGGTTCTGGCGCTGATCATCGGCGTCGGGCTGTACTCGGGAAGAAGGGTGAGGAACGCCAAAGACTTTCTCACCGGAGGCGGCAAGGCAGGTCCGGGGCTGGTCTGCGGCGCGCTGATGGGCAGCCTGGTCAGCAGCCAGTCGACGCTGGGTTCTGTGCAGCTGGCCTTCCATTACGGCCTGGCGGCCTGGTGGTTCACGCTCGGTTCCGGCCTCGGCTGCCTGCTGATGGCGCTGGGATACGCGAAGGCGCTGCGGAACAGCGGCTGCGTCACGGAACTGCAGATTATCTCGGGTGAATACGGCGGCACGGTGGAGAGCGTCGGTTCCGTGCTGAGCGCGACGGGGATCTTCATCACCGTGCTGTCGCAGGTGATGGGCTGCATCGGTCTGTTCACGCTGATGTTCCCGTCCATGTCGGTGACAACGGCGGCGATGCTGGCGGTGCTGGTTATGTGCTGTTACGTGATTTTCGGCGGCGCTTGGGGAGCCGGCATGGGCGGGGTGGTCAAGGTGACGCTGCTCTATCTCTCGCTGATGGGGGATGGTGCTGATCCTTCGTTTCGAAGGCGGGCTCGGCGGCTTGACGGCGTCGCTGGAGCGGCTTCTGGGGGGACGCCGCTGGGTTTGGTGCAGCAGGCGGCGAACAACGTGCCGAATTTGACGGGCGCGGCTGATATTTCCCGTCGTTTCATGAATTTGACGGCGCGCGGAACGATGAAGGACCTCGGTTCCTGTGTGTCGCTGCTGCTCGGGGTGCTCTCCACGCAGACGTACGCTCAGGCGGTATGGAGCGGCCGCACCGACTCGGACGCCCGCAAGGGCGTGTTGCTGAGCGCCTTTTTGATCCCGCCGCTGGGTATCGCCGGCGTGCTGATGGGGTTGTCCATGCGCGCCCATTATCTGACGGCGGCCGAAGCGGCGGCGCTGGCCGCCGTCGGGCAGGCCGTGCCCGACCTGCCGGTGCTGGCCAGCACGCTGCACGTGATGCCGGCCTTTGCGATGGATCATCTGCCGCCGATTCTGGCCGGCGTGGTGCTCGGAACGCTGCTGATCACGGTGATCGGCGGCGGCGCCGGGCTGTCGCTGGGGATGGCGACGATCCTCGTCAAGGACATTTACAAACGCTTCTGGCCGCGTTTGTGCACGCCCGCGGGGGAACTGCTGGCCACGCGTTTGACGATCGCCGTTGTGCTGATCGTGGCGGCGGTGCTGTCGATCGTCATTCCCAATAAGACGCTGAACGATTTCGGTTTTCTCTCCATGGCGCTGCGCGGCGCCGTGGTCTTCGCGCCGATGACCTGCGCGCTGGCGCTCAAGGGACGCATCCGTTCCGGGTTCATCCTCGCGGCGATCGTTTTCGCTCCTGCAGCGGTGGCGGCGGGGCATTTTTTCGAACTGCCCGGCGATCCGCTGTTGACGGGCATGGGAGTCTCGGTCGGCGGCTGTCTGCTGGGGCTGCTGTTCCCGCCGCACAAGCGATAA
- a CDS encoding iron-containing alcohol dehydrogenase, with protein sequence MWEKNININEVKTIISRTTCYLGVGAIARVDDICKALADKGVKNVLVVTGHGSYKATGAWDHVVKAFAAHKINYVLYDKVTPNPTVDGIDEAVALGRGIGATAVFGIGGGSPIDTAKSAAILLEYADKNARDLYEYRFTPDKAKPIVAVNLTHGTGTEVDRFAVASILEKDFKPAIAYDCIYPTYAIDDPALMTGLGANQTRYVSIDAVNHVVEAATTKLFASPYTILLAEETVRLVDTYLPRAVANPNDLEARYFLLYASMIAGVSFDNGMLHLTHGLEHPLSAIKPALTHGLGLAMILPSVVEACWPAAAETLIDVLRPMLPGSITADPANAAAAADAVEQWIFKMGVTEKLADMGYTEADVDKLVRLTRETPSLGGLLDLAPVAATSEVVAKIYRDSLKPRR encoded by the coding sequence ATGTGGGAAAAGAACATCAACATCAACGAAGTGAAGACGATCATCTCGCGGACGACGTGCTATCTGGGCGTCGGCGCGATCGCCAGGGTGGACGACATCTGCAAGGCGCTGGCCGACAAGGGCGTCAAGAACGTGCTCGTGGTCACCGGGCACGGTTCCTACAAGGCCACCGGCGCGTGGGACCACGTGGTCAAGGCGTTTGCCGCGCACAAGATCAACTACGTCCTCTACGACAAGGTCACGCCCAATCCGACCGTGGACGGCATCGACGAAGCGGTCGCGCTCGGCAGGGGCATCGGCGCCACGGCGGTATTCGGTATCGGCGGCGGCAGCCCCATCGACACGGCCAAGAGCGCGGCCATCCTGCTGGAATACGCCGACAAAAACGCCCGCGACCTGTACGAATACCGCTTCACGCCCGACAAAGCCAAGCCGATCGTGGCCGTCAACCTGACCCACGGCACGGGCACCGAGGTGGACCGTTTCGCCGTGGCCTCGATCCTCGAAAAGGACTTCAAGCCCGCCATTGCCTACGACTGCATCTATCCCACTTACGCCATCGACGATCCGGCGCTGATGACGGGGCTGGGAGCCAACCAGACGCGCTACGTCTCCATCGATGCCGTCAATCACGTCGTCGAAGCCGCGACCACAAAGCTGTTCGCCTCGCCCTACACGATCCTGCTGGCGGAGGAGACGGTGCGTCTCGTGGATACGTACCTGCCCCGCGCCGTCGCCAACCCGAACGACCTCGAAGCCCGCTACTTCCTGCTTTACGCCTCGATGATCGCGGGCGTCTCGTTCGACAACGGCATGCTGCACCTCACCCACGGGCTGGAGCACCCGCTCTCGGCCATCAAGCCTGCGCTCACTCACGGCCTGGGACTGGCGATGATCCTGCCCTCCGTCGTCGAGGCCTGCTGGCCGGCCGCCGCGGAGACGCTGATCGACGTGCTGCGCCCGATGCTGCCCGGCAGCATCACCGCCGACCCGGCCAACGCCGCCGCGGCCGCCGACGCCGTGGAGCAGTGGATCTTCAAGATGGGCGTCACGGAGAAGCTGGCCGACATGGGCTACACCGAAGCCGACGTGGACAAGCTCGTGCGCCTCACGCGCGAGACGCCGTCGCTGGGCGGCCTGCTCGACCTCGCCCCTGTCGCCGCCACAAGCGAAGTGGTCGCCAAAATCTACCGCGACTCGCTCAAACCGCGCCGTTAG